The Rhodoflexus caldus genome has a segment encoding these proteins:
- a CDS encoding alpha/beta fold hydrolase, with product MKTLLKWLLRLIGGLAVLILLLLAWFWKNDLPKETLRQKYAQPPSAFVEVQGMEVHYRTEGNAQDTTPIVLLHGTGASLHTWDGWATMLAANRRVVRLDLPAYGLTGPHPKGDYSMAAYVSFLNDFLNQLRIDKCILGGNSLGGSIAWNYALQHPNRVAALILVDAGGYPASKTTRRESPVAFRLATVPVVKDLVRYVLPRSVIEKSVANVYGDPSLVTDEVIDRYYELSLHPGNRRAFVDRMSSMSKPTDTLLVKKLNMPTLIMWGDRDLLIPVECAYKFHRDLPNDTLVIFKGLGHVPMEENPTITVEAVKKFLTEIK from the coding sequence ATGAAAACACTTCTGAAATGGCTTCTCCGTCTGATTGGCGGATTGGCAGTTCTTATCTTGCTGTTGCTGGCGTGGTTTTGGAAAAACGACTTGCCCAAAGAAACGCTGCGACAAAAATATGCACAGCCGCCTTCAGCCTTTGTTGAAGTACAGGGCATGGAAGTGCACTACCGCACCGAAGGGAATGCGCAAGACACTACGCCCATTGTATTGTTGCATGGAACGGGTGCAAGCCTGCACACATGGGATGGTTGGGCGACAATGCTTGCAGCCAATCGTCGGGTGGTGCGTTTAGACTTACCGGCCTACGGGCTCACAGGGCCTCATCCCAAAGGTGATTATTCCATGGCTGCCTATGTGTCTTTCCTCAATGATTTTTTAAATCAACTCCGCATTGATAAATGTATTTTGGGCGGTAATTCGCTTGGTGGAAGCATTGCATGGAATTATGCCTTGCAACACCCCAACCGTGTAGCTGCTTTGATTCTGGTAGATGCTGGCGGCTATCCGGCAAGCAAAACTACCCGCAGAGAATCGCCCGTAGCTTTCAGGCTGGCAACCGTGCCCGTAGTAAAAGACCTTGTCCGCTATGTACTGCCGCGTTCGGTCATTGAAAAAAGTGTAGCCAATGTTTACGGCGACCCTTCCTTAGTTACCGATGAAGTAATTGACCGCTATTATGAACTGAGCCTGCACCCGGGCAACCGCCGCGCTTTTGTTGATAGAATGAGCAGCATGAGTAAACCTACCGATACACTGTTAGTGAAAAAATTAAACATGCCAACGCTGATTATGTGGGGCGACCGCGATTTGCTGATTCCCGTTGAGTGCGCCTACAAATTCCACCGCGACTTACCAAACGATACGCTTGTTATATTCAAAGGGCTGGGGCATGTACCTATGGAAGAAAACCCAACCATAACCGTTGAGGCGGTGAAAAAATTTTTGACAGAAATTAAGTAA
- the gcvP gene encoding aminomethyl-transferring glycine dehydrogenase, protein MKLNLQHKESFSSRHIGPDAAQIESMLRVIKAPSVDALINETIPGGIRSRKAMNLPQPQTEAEFLASFKEIASKNRIFKSFIGLGYHPCITPNVILRNILENPAWYTAYTPYQAEIAQGRLEMLLNFQTMVIDLTGMEIANASLLDEATAAAEAMALLHAVRPKEKKDAHKFFVSDNCLPQTIDVLKTRAYPLGIELVIGDHSTYDITDPLLFGVLLQYPGANGKVEDYTDFITALHEQHVNVAVAADLMALTLLKSPGEMGADVVVGSAQRFGVPMGYGGPHAAFFATKEEYKRQIPGRIIGVSKDANGKVAYRMALQTREQHIRREKATSNICTAQVLLAVMSAAYAIYHGPEGLKAIATRIHGLTVLLADALRSIGFQVKHDQFFDTLQITSTPGFTESIREFAEKLHINLQYDLAPPHIGISLNETTTIEDVADLIRIFSGSRDLSYIYDIESKQDEMYSPIRPELLRHTPYLTHPVFNTYHSEHEMLRYLKMLENKDLSLVHSMIPLGSCTMKLNATAEMIPVTWPEMGSLHPFAPVEQAQGYAQIFKDLEKWLCEVTGFDAVSLQPNSGAQGEYAGLMVIRAYHHDRGDYHRNVALIPTSAHGTNPASAVMAGMKVVLVKCDENGNIDVEDLKEKAAAHSKELACLMVTYPSTHGVFEEEIKQICDIIHRNGGQVYMDGANMNAQVGLTSPANIGADVCHLNLHKTFCIPHGGGGPGMGPIGVAKHLAPYLPGHVFVKTGGEKAITAVSAAPFGSASILAISYAYIAMMGAEGITRSTEIAILNANYIKDRLAEHYPILYLGKNGRCAHEMIIDCRPFKQAGVEVEDIAKRLMDYGFHAPTVSFPVAGTMMIEPTESETQEELDRFCDAMIAIRAEIAEIESGKADRTNNVLHHAPHTAEVIMSDSWDRPYSREKAAYPLPYIRTAKFWPSVSRIDNAFGDRNLVCSCLPVEMYETQAV, encoded by the coding sequence ATGAAACTCAATTTACAACACAAAGAGTCGTTCAGCAGTCGTCATATTGGACCCGATGCGGCACAAATCGAGAGTATGCTGCGTGTGATTAAAGCACCTTCGGTAGATGCTTTGATAAATGAAACCATTCCCGGAGGCATTCGCAGCCGTAAGGCAATGAATTTGCCGCAGCCGCAAACCGAGGCAGAGTTTCTGGCATCGTTCAAAGAGATTGCCTCCAAAAACCGCATTTTCAAATCGTTTATCGGTTTGGGGTATCATCCTTGCATCACTCCTAATGTGATTTTGCGGAATATTTTGGAAAATCCGGCATGGTACACGGCTTACACGCCCTATCAGGCCGAAATTGCACAGGGGCGTTTGGAGATGCTGCTCAATTTCCAAACCATGGTGATTGACCTGACAGGCATGGAAATAGCCAATGCGTCATTGCTGGATGAGGCTACGGCAGCAGCAGAGGCCATGGCATTGCTCCATGCGGTTCGCCCCAAAGAAAAGAAAGATGCGCATAAATTTTTTGTGTCCGACAATTGTCTGCCGCAAACCATTGATGTGTTGAAAACCCGTGCGTATCCGCTGGGTATTGAGTTGGTGATTGGCGACCATTCTACTTACGATATTACCGACCCGCTGCTGTTTGGGGTTTTGTTGCAATACCCGGGTGCAAACGGCAAGGTAGAAGACTATACCGACTTCATCACCGCCTTGCACGAGCAGCATGTGAACGTTGCCGTTGCAGCCGATTTAATGGCGCTCACGCTGCTGAAATCCCCGGGCGAAATGGGTGCTGATGTGGTTGTGGGCTCTGCCCAACGCTTTGGCGTACCTATGGGCTACGGCGGCCCTCATGCGGCCTTCTTTGCTACGAAAGAAGAATACAAGCGCCAGATTCCGGGACGCATCATCGGGGTTTCCAAAGATGCCAACGGTAAAGTTGCCTACCGCATGGCGCTGCAAACCCGCGAGCAGCACATCCGCCGCGAAAAAGCCACCTCCAATATTTGTACCGCGCAAGTATTGCTGGCCGTTATGTCGGCAGCTTATGCGATTTACCATGGCCCCGAAGGTCTGAAAGCAATTGCAACCCGTATTCATGGGCTGACCGTACTGCTTGCCGATGCGCTTCGCTCCATTGGTTTTCAGGTGAAGCATGACCAGTTTTTTGATACGCTGCAAATTACCAGTACCCCCGGCTTTACGGAGAGCATTCGGGAGTTTGCCGAAAAACTGCACATCAATTTGCAGTACGACTTAGCACCGCCTCATATCGGTATTTCCTTGAATGAGACGACTACCATAGAAGACGTTGCCGACCTGATTCGCATTTTCTCGGGCTCTCGCGATTTAAGCTATATCTACGACATTGAGAGTAAGCAAGACGAAATGTATTCGCCCATAAGGCCCGAATTGCTGCGCCATACGCCTTACCTGACCCATCCGGTGTTTAATACGTACCACTCGGAGCATGAGATGTTGCGCTATCTGAAAATGCTGGAAAACAAGGACTTATCGTTGGTGCACTCCATGATTCCGCTGGGTTCATGCACCATGAAGTTGAACGCTACGGCTGAAATGATACCCGTAACATGGCCCGAAATGGGCAGCCTGCACCCGTTTGCGCCCGTAGAGCAAGCACAGGGCTATGCGCAAATCTTTAAAGACCTTGAAAAGTGGCTGTGCGAAGTAACAGGCTTTGATGCAGTTTCTTTGCAGCCCAATTCAGGTGCACAGGGCGAGTATGCCGGTCTGATGGTGATTCGCGCTTATCACCACGACAGGGGCGACTATCACCGCAACGTAGCCCTCATCCCAACTTCGGCACATGGAACAAACCCTGCCAGCGCCGTAATGGCCGGTATGAAAGTGGTGCTGGTGAAGTGCGATGAAAACGGCAACATTGACGTAGAAGACTTGAAAGAAAAGGCAGCGGCACACAGCAAGGAACTTGCCTGCCTGATGGTTACGTATCCTTCTACGCACGGTGTGTTTGAAGAAGAAATTAAGCAAATTTGCGATATTATTCACCGCAATGGCGGACAGGTTTATATGGATGGAGCTAACATGAACGCACAGGTAGGCCTGACAAGCCCTGCCAATATTGGTGCGGACGTTTGCCACCTGAACCTCCACAAAACATTCTGCATTCCACACGGCGGCGGCGGTCCCGGCATGGGGCCTATTGGTGTGGCAAAACATTTAGCACCTTACCTGCCCGGTCATGTATTTGTAAAAACAGGTGGGGAAAAAGCCATTACCGCAGTTTCAGCCGCACCTTTTGGCAGTGCCAGCATTTTGGCTATATCCTACGCCTATATTGCCATGATGGGCGCGGAAGGCATCACTCGTTCAACAGAAATTGCCATTCTGAATGCTAACTATATCAAAGACCGTTTGGCAGAGCACTATCCTATCTTGTATCTGGGCAAAAACGGTCGCTGTGCACATGAAATGATTATTGATTGCCGTCCGTTTAAGCAGGCAGGCGTAGAAGTGGAAGACATAGCCAAGCGCTTAATGGATTATGGTTTCCACGCTCCTACGGTATCTTTCCCTGTGGCAGGCACAATGATGATAGAGCCGACAGAAAGTGAAACACAGGAAGAACTTGACCGTTTCTGTGATGCGATGATAGCCATTCGTGCCGAGATTGCTGAAATAGAATCGGGCAAAGCCGACCGCACCAATAACGTGTTGCACCACGCACCGCATACGGCGGAAGTTATCATGTCCGACAGTTGGGACAGACCTTATTCACGTGAAAAAGCCGCCTATCCGCTGCCGTATATCCGCACGGCGAAATTCTGGCCGTCAGTCAGCCGTATAGACAATGCCTTTGGCGACAGAAACTTGGTATGCAGTTGCTTGCCTGTTGAAATGTATGAAACGCAGGCGGTATAA
- a CDS encoding alpha/beta fold hydrolase: MNNQLLLTPRGHFFVRDTNEPDKPVVILLHGWPETSYTWEALLPQLSTYRVIRPDLRGMGESERTMELSAYSKENLAQDVLAIADALNVDNFFLAGHDWGGVIAQEVALAAPERVAALCLMNINIINNAIGNNAAREAIKEKGMTFYWYQSFMQQPQLPEAMITGNEEIWLRHFLRLAHRQPFPEDVLQEYVRTFKIPGTAATSSNYYRTMYAHDLPRWQQLMESRTIIPMDCLYIHGSRDIVIIADYLKGAEQCFQSFELVSLDAGHFIQAEMPSEVGMRMAEFFHEQSFLL, translated from the coding sequence ATGAACAATCAACTCTTACTGACACCAAGAGGCCATTTCTTCGTGCGGGATACAAACGAACCTGATAAGCCTGTCGTTATACTTTTACATGGATGGCCGGAAACTTCTTACACGTGGGAAGCCCTGTTGCCTCAACTCAGCACCTACCGCGTCATACGCCCCGACCTGCGCGGAATGGGCGAATCGGAGCGCACTATGGAACTTTCGGCTTACAGCAAAGAAAACCTTGCACAGGATGTACTTGCCATTGCGGACGCACTTAACGTTGATAATTTTTTCCTTGCAGGGCACGATTGGGGAGGCGTAATAGCACAAGAAGTCGCACTGGCAGCCCCCGAACGTGTGGCAGCCCTCTGCTTGATGAACATTAATATCATCAACAATGCCATCGGCAACAATGCCGCCCGCGAGGCCATCAAGGAAAAAGGCATGACTTTTTACTGGTATCAATCCTTCATGCAGCAGCCCCAACTACCCGAAGCCATGATTACGGGCAATGAAGAAATCTGGCTGCGACACTTTTTGCGGCTGGCACATCGCCAACCTTTCCCTGAAGATGTGTTGCAAGAATATGTGCGTACTTTCAAAATCCCGGGAACAGCCGCCACAAGCTCGAACTACTACCGCACAATGTACGCCCACGACCTGCCGCGCTGGCAGCAACTTATGGAATCGCGCACGATTATTCCCATGGACTGCCTCTATATCCACGGCAGCCGCGATATTGTCATTATAGCCGACTACCTGAAAGGTGCAGAACAATGTTTTCAATCTTTTGAGTTGGTAAGTTTAGATGCCGGACACTTTATTCAGGCAGAAATGCCGTCGGAAGTCGGTATGCGCATGGCAGAATTTTTCCACGAACAATCATTTCTTCTCTGA
- a CDS encoding energy transducer TonB, giving the protein MSVVLIIGVLIAALIAGLIFLFNRIMDNNRREIITSNIVHDGITKKYEDVDIHKSYAGPIFTIGMAISLGIILTAFEWKTYDEAKVASLGTLQDVAEEVMEIPPTEQKPPPPPKIVAPEIVEVPDEEDIKQDLEVDLNVEVNQNTVVQKQEVVKVVEAAPVKEEEVEEIFTIVEEGAEPIGGMEAFLKYVSKNLKYPAQARRMGVEGKVFVQFVVEKDGSITDVKAVKGIGAGCDEEAVRVLENAPKWKPGKQRGRPVKQRIVLPIVFKLG; this is encoded by the coding sequence ATGTCTGTAGTACTCATTATCGGAGTATTAATCGCCGCGCTCATTGCGGGATTGATATTCTTGTTCAACAGAATCATGGACAATAACAGGCGGGAAATTATCACCTCCAATATTGTGCATGATGGCATCACCAAGAAGTATGAAGATGTGGACATCCACAAATCTTACGCCGGCCCGATTTTCACCATCGGCATGGCTATCAGCCTTGGTATCATTTTGACCGCTTTTGAGTGGAAAACCTACGATGAAGCTAAGGTTGCAAGCCTTGGTACATTGCAGGACGTAGCGGAAGAAGTAATGGAAATCCCTCCTACCGAGCAAAAACCACCTCCACCACCTAAAATCGTTGCCCCTGAAATCGTGGAAGTTCCCGATGAAGAGGACATCAAGCAGGATTTGGAAGTGGATTTGAACGTAGAGGTGAACCAAAACACCGTTGTTCAAAAGCAAGAAGTAGTGAAAGTTGTTGAAGCGGCTCCCGTAAAAGAGGAGGAAGTGGAAGAAATTTTCACTATCGTAGAAGAAGGTGCCGAGCCTATTGGCGGTATGGAAGCCTTCCTCAAGTATGTTAGTAAAAACCTCAAATACCCTGCACAAGCTCGTCGTATGGGTGTGGAAGGTAAAGTATTTGTACAGTTCGTTGTAGAAAAAGACGGCAGCATCACCGACGTTAAAGCCGTAAAAGGCATTGGCGCAGGTTGCGACGAAGAAGCCGTTCGCGTACTCGAAAATGCACCCAAATGGAAGCCCGGCAAGCAGCGCGGCCGCCCCGTGAAGCAGCGTATCGTACTTCCGATTGTTTTCAAATTGGGATAA
- a CDS encoding T9SS type B sorting domain-containing protein, which translates to MQKIYQRLLLAAAASAGCLWLSAVAYAQTGVQPCFRLPATVVCAPATVTPTDCSGAPPNLVVYDYGDGQLRLDKSFTFTRPGKYLIRQGLNTLGSGGNISQPIELTVIEPRNPTFRVSTCSNRSVSVEITDTVFPDYEIEWGDGATTNAKGGDTKQHSYSAEGSFNITVKGITGQNITCGSASQRVNVVTQIPAPTLSAVTVLPDGRARVNYTLPAGFNYRLRQVNSSDNSVKTFNLAAGSTSFTSPDITSAFDRYTYAIEAVNPCTPNTPVNYFNLLGTHTVRVTPLRELNRINWSAPLHVGFTSYTLFRNGVKIGEWTGQNTLQFEDRDITCGTQYCYRLEARYYNGAALSVSQEVCITTSRDSDPKRFTETLATVANEQVLITWRQPERTRIASVLLRKIAPGQPTQQITLNQTSPPYIDNNVFTAGDAYCYQLSYVDNCGNQAPWTELFCTTVLNGKISGDSVLFNWQELLGYGTVNYIIEQLDENDRTVNIFRPTSRTSMFLPVSNFSDQVLRFRLIALVNTRGGVVALYTNIVRLRINAILTYPTAFSPNSDGLNDTFGVTARFIDKFHLQIFNRWGELIYYSENPDERWDGTYKGVTVPTGTYALVIQAEDKTGRKIEQKAMLLITK; encoded by the coding sequence ATGCAAAAAATCTATCAGCGTTTGTTATTAGCGGCAGCCGCCTCAGCAGGCTGCCTATGGTTATCGGCAGTTGCTTATGCGCAAACAGGTGTGCAGCCTTGCTTCCGACTACCTGCAACAGTTGTTTGTGCCCCTGCTACCGTTACACCAACCGACTGCTCGGGTGCGCCTCCCAATCTTGTGGTTTATGACTACGGCGACGGGCAACTGCGGCTCGATAAAAGTTTCACGTTCACTCGTCCGGGTAAATACCTCATCAGGCAAGGATTAAACACGCTTGGTTCCGGCGGCAATATTTCGCAACCCATCGAGCTGACTGTTATTGAACCGCGCAATCCTACTTTCCGCGTAAGTACTTGCAGCAATCGGAGCGTCAGCGTAGAAATTACCGATACGGTTTTCCCTGATTATGAAATTGAATGGGGCGACGGCGCAACAACCAACGCCAAAGGCGGCGATACAAAACAACACAGTTACAGCGCGGAGGGTAGCTTCAACATAACCGTTAAAGGCATTACAGGGCAAAATATTACTTGCGGAAGCGCTTCGCAACGCGTCAATGTGGTAACACAAATACCCGCACCTACGCTCAGTGCCGTAACCGTACTGCCCGATGGGCGCGCCCGCGTCAATTATACACTGCCGGCAGGGTTCAATTACAGGCTGCGGCAGGTTAATTCGTCAGACAACAGCGTTAAAACCTTTAATCTGGCAGCAGGCAGCACTTCCTTTACTTCTCCGGATATTACTTCAGCTTTTGACCGCTACACTTATGCCATAGAAGCCGTCAATCCCTGCACACCTAATACGCCGGTCAATTATTTTAACCTCTTGGGTACACATACGGTGCGGGTAACGCCGCTGCGCGAACTGAACCGCATCAATTGGAGTGCACCGCTGCACGTAGGCTTTACCTCTTACACGCTGTTCAGAAACGGCGTGAAAATTGGTGAGTGGACAGGACAAAACACCTTGCAATTTGAAGACCGCGACATCACCTGCGGCACGCAATATTGCTATCGCTTAGAAGCCCGTTACTACAATGGCGCAGCCTTGTCGGTATCGCAGGAGGTCTGCATTACTACCAGCCGCGACTCCGACCCGAAAAGGTTTACTGAAACACTGGCTACGGTTGCCAACGAACAGGTGTTGATTACCTGGCGACAGCCCGAACGCACCCGTATAGCAAGCGTACTGTTGCGCAAAATTGCGCCCGGGCAACCGACACAACAAATCACCCTCAATCAAACCAGCCCGCCCTACATAGACAACAACGTGTTTACTGCCGGCGATGCTTATTGTTACCAATTGTCCTATGTAGATAATTGCGGCAATCAAGCCCCTTGGACAGAGCTTTTCTGTACCACCGTTCTCAACGGAAAAATCAGCGGCGACAGCGTTTTATTCAACTGGCAGGAACTGCTCGGCTATGGCACGGTAAACTATATTATTGAACAGTTGGACGAAAACGACAGAACCGTTAATATTTTTCGCCCTACCTCACGCACTTCCATGTTCCTGCCCGTCAGCAATTTCAGCGACCAAGTGCTGCGTTTTCGCCTGATTGCGTTGGTCAATACGCGAGGGGGCGTTGTGGCATTATACACCAATATTGTACGACTGCGCATTAATGCAATCCTCACCTATCCTACGGCCTTCAGCCCCAATAGCGACGGCCTGAACGACACCTTCGGTGTAACTGCCCGATTCATAGACAAGTTTCATCTCCAAATTTTCAACCGCTGGGGCGAACTGATTTACTACTCCGAAAACCCCGACGAGCGATGGGACGGCACCTACAAAGGCGTTACGGTACCCACCGGAACCTATGCCCTTGTAATTCAGGCAGAAGACAAAACCGGCAGGAAAATAGAGCAAAAAGCCATGCTGCTGATTACAAAATAG